A section of the Candidatus Limnocylindrales bacterium genome encodes:
- a CDS encoding fumarylacetoacetate hydrolase family protein, which yields MLAFVFNLMASLQGSWEPAFQEALKEGERGDVQIADLTDALTFARADVDGRRRVLAVTRYRGGNIDAVDLSAVLSSNPTDPIAAFGQRGYDQLLSDIRTAPPGAHVRVPASALVIPFDCADHHIAVGTNYPEHADDAGTVRPFLFPKLVQAGASGDDVAVRGGLLDYEVEIAVVTLEPLAGRDPDHLGLVLANDFTDREALMHAVDRHDIESGKGFTTGKSFPGYLPVGNLFVIPRDWKTFVRGLELRLFVNEALRQRSSSSEMVWDVSEVLAQTLARKGVRWEHRGNDIPLFDGDAIPARTLILTGTPHGTVFSGVPAAVIASGLVRWLAGGWNEGLPGNVIRAYVDAARHAEAYLQPGDEVFIHVARLGELKSRVVD from the coding sequence ATGCTGGCATTCGTATTCAACCTGATGGCGTCGCTGCAGGGTTCGTGGGAGCCGGCATTTCAGGAAGCGCTGAAAGAAGGCGAACGTGGGGACGTCCAGATCGCGGATCTCACCGACGCACTGACGTTCGCACGCGCCGACGTCGACGGACGCCGCCGAGTTCTCGCTGTAACGCGCTATCGCGGCGGCAACATCGATGCAGTCGATCTGTCGGCCGTTCTTTCTTCCAATCCGACGGATCCGATCGCGGCCTTCGGGCAGCGCGGCTACGACCAGCTGCTTTCCGATATCCGAACCGCGCCGCCGGGCGCGCACGTGCGCGTTCCGGCATCCGCGCTCGTCATCCCGTTCGATTGCGCCGATCACCACATCGCCGTCGGCACGAACTATCCCGAGCACGCCGACGATGCCGGAACGGTGCGCCCGTTCCTGTTTCCCAAGCTGGTCCAGGCCGGAGCGTCCGGCGATGACGTCGCGGTGCGCGGCGGGCTGCTCGACTACGAAGTCGAGATCGCCGTGGTCACGCTCGAGCCGCTGGCCGGCCGGGATCCGGATCACCTCGGCCTCGTGCTTGCCAACGACTTCACCGATCGCGAGGCGCTGATGCACGCGGTCGATCGCCACGACATCGAATCGGGCAAAGGCTTCACGACCGGCAAGAGCTTTCCCGGCTATCTCCCGGTCGGAAACCTTTTCGTGATTCCGCGCGACTGGAAGACTTTCGTGCGCGGCCTCGAGCTGCGGCTGTTCGTGAACGAAGCGCTCCGCCAGCGATCGTCGTCATCGGAAATGGTCTGGGACGTCAGCGAAGTGCTCGCGCAGACCCTCGCCCGCAAAGGCGTGCGCTGGGAGCATCGTGGGAATGACATTCCACTGTTCGACGGCGACGCGATTCCCGCGCGGACGCTCATTCTGACAGGTACGCCGCACGGCACCGTGTTCAGCGGCGTACCGGCTGCGGTGATCGCATCCGGGCTCGTGCGATGGCTCGCGGGCGGATGGAACGAAGGGCTTCCAGGAAATGTCATCCGCGCATATGTCGATGCGGCACGCCACGCCGAAGCGTACCTTCAGCCGGGAGACGAAGTCTTCATCCACGTCGCGCGGCTCGGCGAGCTGAAGAGTCGCGTCGTCGACTGA
- a CDS encoding AAA family ATPase, with amino-acid sequence MDGTVRDYPWLARLLDAAAYPDDPGAAGGIARVDTHISHVFLTAGHVYKLRRPVKLAFLDFSDPGERLADSVREIALNRRLAPDVYLGIAPVIFDGERVRIGAISDGPSSDPLAVEHCVVMRRLAEGRDLRSLVERGAVTVSQIDRIAVRLAAFHHEHSLGAPAPFASEEWLARTTGPARANVDALRAAPHEIAPPDEVEELRRRAGELVAARREDFEARRTRGRVVDGHGDLHSEHVWFERDESDPVMIDCIEFREDFRRIDAASDAAFLAMDLTYRGRGDLAGRFLRRYAAASGDYHLFSVVDYFLSYRALVRAKVASLVAVDRTLPDEQRAHAKDSTREHLDLGFRFLEPRGPGAVVLLCGMIGTGKTTVAEAIADATGGVVISSDRVRRHVSAPSGGGSYAQGRYSDAGRAAIYGRMLEEARHVVVSGRTAILDATYSRRAWRDAAAQWAREHDVRCMLVEVVAPREEILERLAERAAAGNDASEAGPGLYDSIRAEFEEPVEWSGGIRIDTSSSSWQEGVRAAASRVR; translated from the coding sequence ATGGATGGGACCGTACGCGATTACCCGTGGCTCGCCCGCCTCCTCGATGCGGCGGCCTATCCGGATGATCCGGGGGCAGCCGGGGGCATTGCTCGCGTCGACACCCATATTTCTCACGTGTTCCTGACCGCCGGTCACGTCTACAAGCTTCGCCGCCCGGTAAAGCTCGCTTTCCTCGATTTCAGCGATCCGGGCGAGCGTCTTGCGGACAGCGTTCGCGAGATCGCGCTCAATCGCCGGCTCGCGCCGGACGTGTATCTCGGGATCGCACCGGTCATCTTCGATGGCGAGCGCGTCCGCATCGGCGCGATTTCCGACGGTCCGAGCAGCGATCCGCTTGCGGTCGAGCACTGCGTCGTCATGCGGCGTCTTGCCGAAGGCCGCGATCTGCGAAGCCTCGTCGAGCGCGGCGCGGTGACGGTATCGCAGATCGACCGCATCGCCGTTCGGCTCGCCGCGTTCCATCACGAGCATTCGCTCGGCGCACCGGCTCCCTTTGCCAGCGAGGAATGGCTTGCGCGCACCACCGGACCGGCGCGAGCGAACGTCGATGCGCTGCGCGCTGCGCCGCATGAGATCGCGCCGCCGGACGAAGTCGAAGAGCTGCGGCGCAGGGCCGGCGAGCTCGTCGCGGCGAGGCGCGAGGATTTCGAGGCGCGCCGCACGCGCGGGCGCGTCGTCGACGGACACGGCGATCTCCACTCGGAGCACGTGTGGTTCGAGCGCGACGAATCGGATCCGGTGATGATCGACTGCATCGAATTCCGCGAGGACTTCCGGCGCATCGACGCCGCTTCGGACGCTGCGTTCCTGGCGATGGACCTGACGTACCGCGGCCGCGGCGACCTTGCCGGCAGGTTCCTTCGCCGCTATGCCGCAGCGAGCGGCGACTACCACCTGTTCAGCGTCGTCGATTACTTCCTGAGCTACCGGGCGCTGGTGCGTGCGAAGGTTGCGTCGCTCGTCGCCGTAGACCGGACGCTGCCCGACGAGCAGCGGGCGCACGCGAAGGACAGCACCCGGGAGCATCTGGATCTCGGCTTCCGGTTTCTCGAGCCGCGCGGCCCGGGCGCAGTCGTGCTGCTGTGTGGAATGATCGGCACCGGCAAGACGACGGTTGCCGAAGCCATCGCCGACGCGACCGGCGGTGTCGTGATCTCGTCGGACCGCGTACGCCGGCACGTGTCCGCACCGTCGGGCGGCGGATCGTACGCACAGGGTCGTTACAGCGACGCCGGCCGCGCAGCGATCTACGGTCGCATGCTCGAAGAAGCGCGCCATGTCGTGGTATCCGGACGGACGGCGATCCTCGATGCGACGTATTCGCGGCGCGCGTGGCGCGACGCTGCAGCGCAGTGGGCGCGAGAACACGACGTGCGCTGCATGCTCGTCGAAGTGGTCGCACCACGCGAAGAAATCCTCGAGCGGCTGGCGGAGCGCGCCGCGGCCGGCAACGATGCGTCGGAAGCGGGTCCAGGCCTGTACGATTCGATCCGCGCGGAATTCGAGGAGCCCGTCGAATGGTCCGGGGGCATCCGCATCGATACGTCCTCTTCGAGCTGGCAGGAGGGCGTGCGTGCGGCTGCGTCGCGCGTGCGTTGA
- a CDS encoding right-handed parallel beta-helix repeat-containing protein codes for MQRPAGSMVLAAFVIASCRPAAAIDTADRCFVDKMRAMRVVAAREFRCGDDEQCLDKAAVHADHIVDAADARASAAGFTCPATTESLGLAGAVSWPVRFVQDQAGSGPDHCNSRQTRAAARFASAYSRCVSLRVTDPPAFDECAGSARESFATAWNAALAADSCPGAGDSEAAARIEEEIEQSAARLEVRCGDGHVAGTEECDDGNTDPNDGCSADCRTESCGRVAGEVRCIVCPPDSVPNDAYDACRCDDGFGGEPGACVDVDECAAAESPCPVESPCVNLKGTYACSIACTADALHAALASCGAPNGAIAFNCTDTVIPIPGGMAGALLRESQCNGLVIDGAGRNITFELDPVCWQTPLLPEQCPGGLEEDGTCWCPNVDSGEEFLLLRGNDNVVRDLTVRGFFEGIPVRGRGNVVENVRFDRMCDDAFGSVMTGIGNEFRHLTVTRGCDKCSENGGVLEDTDPDPRVAEHYNAILSDIDFDGCRTPVRAASSGRFRLDNLRMHPAEEPDFPCDGPRFSAGSDASSVVVEMTGSTIEDCRHGVRLGRGTDAVISSSRIAGCALRGIRAAGTARVSVEESRIEDNGGSGSSEPGFGGAAAVGSAALDLGGGSLVIDGAPRSSAGGNWLCGNHGPNGTLRDLDIEAGLTATAIGNWWCSLDSPAGRIVGDASIDPVLPRAPLEP; via the coding sequence ATGCAGCGGCCGGCGGGCTCCATGGTCCTTGCGGCATTCGTGATCGCGTCGTGCCGCCCTGCTGCGGCAATCGACACGGCCGACCGCTGCTTCGTCGACAAGATGCGCGCCATGCGCGTGGTTGCGGCGCGCGAGTTCCGTTGCGGCGACGACGAGCAGTGTCTCGACAAGGCGGCGGTGCACGCCGACCACATCGTCGACGCGGCCGATGCTCGCGCGTCCGCCGCGGGCTTCACGTGTCCGGCGACCACCGAATCGCTCGGCCTCGCCGGCGCGGTCTCGTGGCCGGTGCGTTTCGTTCAGGACCAAGCCGGCAGCGGCCCCGATCACTGCAACTCGCGGCAGACGCGGGCGGCGGCCAGATTCGCGTCGGCGTACAGCCGCTGCGTTTCGCTGCGCGTGACCGACCCGCCCGCTTTTGACGAATGCGCCGGGAGCGCGCGCGAGTCGTTTGCCACGGCATGGAATGCCGCGCTGGCCGCCGATTCCTGTCCGGGAGCCGGCGACAGCGAAGCGGCAGCGCGTATCGAAGAGGAAATCGAACAGAGCGCGGCGCGTCTCGAAGTGCGCTGCGGCGACGGCCACGTGGCCGGAACCGAAGAGTGCGACGACGGCAACACCGACCCGAACGACGGCTGCAGCGCCGACTGCCGCACCGAATCGTGCGGCCGTGTTGCGGGTGAGGTCCGCTGCATCGTCTGTCCGCCCGATTCGGTGCCGAACGATGCGTACGACGCATGCCGCTGCGACGACGGTTTCGGCGGCGAGCCCGGCGCGTGCGTCGACGTCGACGAATGCGCTGCCGCCGAGAGCCCCTGCCCCGTCGAGTCGCCGTGCGTCAATCTGAAAGGCACGTACGCGTGCTCGATCGCATGCACCGCCGATGCGCTGCATGCGGCGCTCGCATCATGCGGCGCGCCGAACGGTGCGATCGCGTTCAACTGCACCGACACGGTGATTCCGATCCCGGGCGGCATGGCCGGTGCGCTTCTTCGCGAGAGCCAGTGCAACGGGCTCGTCATCGACGGCGCCGGCCGCAACATCACGTTCGAGCTCGATCCGGTCTGCTGGCAGACGCCGCTTCTGCCCGAACAGTGTCCCGGCGGCCTCGAGGAAGACGGCACGTGCTGGTGCCCGAACGTCGATTCGGGCGAGGAATTCCTGCTGCTGCGCGGCAACGACAACGTCGTGCGCGACCTGACGGTGCGCGGGTTCTTCGAAGGCATTCCGGTGCGCGGCCGCGGCAACGTCGTCGAGAACGTGCGTTTCGATCGTATGTGCGACGACGCATTCGGCAGCGTGATGACCGGCATCGGCAACGAGTTCCGTCACCTGACGGTCACCCGGGGATGCGACAAGTGCTCGGAGAACGGCGGCGTCCTCGAGGACACCGACCCCGATCCGCGCGTCGCCGAGCATTACAATGCGATCCTGTCGGACATCGACTTCGACGGCTGCCGGACGCCGGTGCGTGCGGCGTCATCCGGCCGCTTCCGTCTCGACAACCTGCGCATGCATCCGGCGGAGGAGCCGGACTTTCCGTGCGACGGACCGCGTTTTTCGGCCGGCAGCGACGCGTCATCGGTGGTCGTCGAGATGACCGGCAGCACGATCGAAGACTGCCGTCACGGCGTGCGGCTCGGCCGCGGCACCGATGCGGTGATTTCGAGCTCGCGCATTGCCGGCTGCGCGCTGCGAGGGATCCGCGCGGCGGGCACGGCGCGGGTTTCGGTCGAAGAATCGCGGATCGAAGATAACGGCGGCTCCGGATCGTCCGAGCCGGGTTTCGGCGGTGCCGCGGCCGTCGGCAGCGCCGCGCTCGATCTTGGCGGCGGCAGTCTCGTCATCGATGGTGCGCCGCGTTCGAGCGCCGGCGGCAACTGGCTGTGCGGCAATCATGGGCCGAACGGAACGCTGCGCGACCTCGACATCGAGGCGGGCCTTACCGCGACTGCGATCGGCAACTGGTGGTGCTCGCTCGATTCGCCGGCCGGCCGCATCGTCGGCGATGCGTCGATCGATCCCGTCCTTCCACGCGCTCCGCTCGAACCGTAA
- the clpB gene encoding ATP-dependent chaperone ClpB gives MDKNYTDKTQAAISEAQGLALDRNNTTIEPEHLLLALVTQQDGLVPTIIRRLGREPSALKNRLETALSRLPTAPGGSDQLHAGTRFAKVLREASRVMETFGDSYVSVEHLLLALIADKGEAGRILAEFDIKQAAVEKIVRELRQGANVESGNPEATMEALTKYGRDLTDAASAGKLDPVIGRDDEIRRVIEVLSRRTKNNPVLIGEPGVGKTAIVEGLARRIVAGDVPEGLKDRKVIALDMGALIAGAKFRGEFEERLKAVLKAVQESGGQIILFIDELHTVVGAGAAEGAMDAGNLLKPLLARGELHCIGATTLSEYRKYVEKDAALERRFQPVRVAPPSVPDTISILRGLKERYEIHHGVRIKDSALVTAAILSDRYIADRFLPDKAIDLVDEAAARLRTEMDSMPVALDEVSRRVMQLEIEREALRRETDSASRQRLEKLEKELAELRSEHDELKARWEVERGASQKLRDLKSQIEDVRTQIQQAERAYDLNKAAELKYGTLVALEKQLAEAEADLSKEQSHLVREEVSEDDIAAVVSRWTRIPVSKLMEGEAERLIHLADRLHERVVGQHEAVQAVADAVVRARSGLSDPNRPLGSFLFLGPTGVGKTELAKALAAELFDDEHAMVRIDMSEYMEKHSVSRLIGAPPGYVGYEEGGQLTEAVRRRPYTVVLLDEIEKAHREVFNSLLQVLDDGRLTDGQGRTVVFTNTVILMTSNIGSAEILAYRGAEDTETYERMKTEVLGLLSREFRPEFLNRLDEIVVFHGLTREELRQIVDLQLARLVARLESRNITLRLTDQARDHLAMVGYDPAYGARPLKRTIQRELENELAKRIVGGEIRDGMEIVVDKSDGDAHLTFRTALAQAA, from the coding sequence ATGGACAAAAATTATACGGACAAGACGCAGGCGGCGATCTCCGAGGCCCAGGGTCTCGCGCTCGATCGCAACAATACGACGATCGAGCCCGAGCATCTGCTGCTCGCGCTCGTCACGCAGCAGGACGGCCTGGTGCCGACGATCATCCGGCGGCTCGGCCGCGAGCCGTCCGCGCTCAAAAACCGGCTCGAGACGGCTCTGTCGCGGCTGCCGACCGCCCCCGGCGGAAGCGACCAGCTTCATGCCGGCACGCGCTTCGCGAAAGTCCTTCGCGAAGCGAGCCGCGTGATGGAAACCTTCGGCGACTCGTACGTCAGCGTCGAGCACCTGCTGCTCGCGCTCATCGCGGACAAGGGCGAGGCCGGCAGGATCCTCGCCGAATTCGACATCAAGCAAGCGGCCGTCGAGAAGATCGTCCGCGAGCTTCGCCAGGGCGCGAATGTCGAGTCCGGCAATCCGGAAGCGACGATGGAAGCGCTCACCAAGTACGGCCGCGACCTGACCGATGCCGCGTCGGCCGGCAAGCTCGATCCCGTGATCGGTCGCGACGACGAAATCCGCCGCGTGATCGAAGTGCTGTCGCGCCGCACCAAGAACAACCCGGTGCTGATCGGCGAGCCGGGTGTCGGCAAGACCGCGATCGTCGAAGGCCTCGCGCGCCGCATCGTGGCCGGCGACGTTCCCGAAGGCCTCAAAGACCGCAAGGTGATCGCGCTCGACATGGGCGCGCTGATTGCGGGCGCCAAATTCCGCGGCGAGTTCGAAGAGCGGCTGAAGGCCGTCCTCAAGGCGGTGCAGGAGTCCGGAGGACAGATCATTCTGTTCATCGACGAGCTGCACACCGTCGTCGGTGCCGGCGCGGCCGAGGGCGCGATGGACGCCGGAAACCTCCTGAAGCCCCTCCTCGCACGCGGCGAGCTGCACTGCATCGGTGCGACCACGCTCAGCGAGTATCGCAAGTACGTCGAGAAGGACGCCGCGCTCGAGCGCCGCTTCCAGCCGGTGCGCGTGGCTCCACCGTCGGTCCCCGATACGATCTCGATCCTTCGCGGCCTCAAGGAGCGCTACGAAATCCACCACGGCGTGCGCATCAAGGACTCCGCGCTGGTGACGGCCGCGATCCTTTCCGACCGTTACATTGCCGACCGCTTCCTGCCGGACAAGGCCATCGATCTCGTCGACGAAGCCGCCGCCCGGCTTCGCACCGAGATGGATTCGATGCCGGTCGCGCTCGACGAAGTCTCGCGGCGCGTGATGCAGCTCGAGATCGAGCGCGAGGCGCTGAGGCGCGAGACCGACTCCGCATCGCGCCAGCGCCTCGAAAAGCTCGAGAAGGAGCTTGCCGAGCTGCGCTCCGAGCACGACGAGCTCAAGGCGCGCTGGGAAGTCGAGCGCGGCGCGAGCCAGAAGCTTCGCGATCTCAAGAGCCAGATCGAAGACGTGCGAACCCAGATCCAGCAGGCCGAGCGCGCCTACGACCTGAACAAGGCCGCCGAGCTCAAGTACGGCACGCTCGTCGCGCTCGAAAAGCAGCTCGCCGAGGCCGAAGCCGATCTCAGCAAGGAGCAGAGCCACCTCGTGCGCGAGGAAGTCAGCGAGGACGACATCGCAGCGGTGGTCTCGCGCTGGACGCGCATTCCGGTCTCCAAGCTGATGGAAGGCGAAGCGGAACGACTCATCCATCTTGCCGACCGCCTGCACGAGCGCGTCGTCGGCCAGCACGAAGCGGTGCAGGCCGTCGCCGACGCCGTCGTGCGCGCGCGCTCGGGCCTTTCGGACCCGAATCGCCCGCTCGGCTCGTTCCTGTTCCTCGGACCGACCGGCGTGGGCAAAACCGAGCTGGCCAAGGCGCTCGCGGCTGAGCTGTTCGACGACGAGCACGCGATGGTGCGCATCGACATGTCCGAGTACATGGAGAAGCACTCGGTCTCGCGCCTGATCGGCGCTCCGCCGGGCTACGTCGGTTACGAGGAAGGCGGCCAGCTCACCGAAGCCGTGCGCCGCCGCCCGTACACCGTCGTGCTGCTCGACGAGATCGAGAAGGCGCACCGCGAAGTCTTCAACAGCCTGCTGCAGGTGCTCGACGACGGCCGCCTGACCGACGGCCAGGGCCGCACGGTGGTGTTCACCAACACCGTGATCCTGATGACGTCGAACATCGGCAGCGCCGAGATCCTGGCGTACCGCGGCGCCGAGGACACCGAGACGTACGAGCGGATGAAGACCGAAGTGCTCGGCCTCTTGTCACGCGAGTTCCGTCCCGAGTTCCTGAACAGGCTCGACGAGATCGTCGTGTTCCACGGCCTCACGCGCGAGGAGCTGCGCCAGATCGTCGACCTGCAGCTTGCAAGGCTCGTTGCACGGCTCGAGTCGCGCAACATCACGCTGCGGCTCACCGATCAGGCGCGCGACCATCTGGCGATGGTCGGCTACGATCCGGCGTACGGGGCGAGGCCGCTCAAGCGCACGATCCAGCGCGAGCTCGAAAACGAGCTCGCGAAGAGGATCGTCGGTGGAGAGATCCGCGACGGCATGGAAATCGTCGTCGACAAGTCGGACGGCGATGCGCATCTCACGTTCCGGACGGCGCTGGCACAGGCCGCGTAA
- a CDS encoding alkaline phosphatase family protein encodes MRSRFRFPALVGAFIGAAWCPHVAVAAPDHVVIAIMENRSYDSIIGSADAPYINSLVADAALMTASYGVTHPSQPNYFWLFSGSNQGVTDNTCPVGPFATDNLGSLLVAVGYTFTGYSDELPAAGSTVCSSGAYRRKHNPWVSFSNIAPAQNQPFTAFPADFTTLPTVSIVVPNQLHDMHDGTIAEGDAWLAANLDAYVQWAGDHNSLFVLTWDEDDNLSGNHIATLILGAGVVPGAYAQVIDHVDLLRTIEDLYGLGYAGTSASATPIANIFASCGNGIVESPEECDGSDAGCGAGESCSACQCVTIAACSSGIVLSDVSLSLAADPFTVRLRASAILPAPFAGVNPPVAGVRVRVDSASGTDGFDATLPGGAAWTTNSAGTRWTYVDPTASVAGITKAVVIDRSAKQSGEIRILVKGRGGAIVLPAPTGIRTAVVFGDPDECASAEAADTLSCSGDSERVRCR; translated from the coding sequence ATGCGGTCGCGTTTCAGATTCCCGGCGCTCGTCGGAGCCTTCATCGGGGCGGCGTGGTGCCCGCATGTGGCGGTGGCCGCACCCGATCACGTCGTGATCGCAATCATGGAGAACCGCTCGTACGATTCGATCATCGGCTCGGCCGATGCGCCGTACATCAACAGTCTGGTCGCGGATGCCGCGCTGATGACGGCGTCGTACGGCGTCACCCATCCCAGCCAGCCGAATTACTTCTGGCTGTTCTCGGGCTCGAACCAGGGCGTCACCGACAACACGTGTCCGGTCGGGCCGTTTGCGACGGACAATCTCGGCAGCCTGCTGGTCGCGGTCGGCTACACGTTCACCGGATATTCCGACGAGCTGCCTGCTGCGGGATCGACGGTCTGCAGCTCGGGTGCATACCGGCGCAAGCACAATCCGTGGGTCAGCTTCTCGAACATCGCTCCTGCGCAGAACCAGCCGTTCACTGCGTTTCCTGCGGATTTCACGACGCTGCCGACGGTATCGATCGTGGTGCCGAACCAGCTTCACGACATGCACGACGGAACCATCGCCGAAGGCGACGCGTGGCTCGCAGCCAACCTCGACGCCTACGTCCAGTGGGCCGGCGATCACAACAGCCTGTTCGTGCTGACGTGGGACGAGGACGACAACCTCTCGGGCAACCATATTGCCACGCTCATCCTCGGCGCGGGGGTGGTGCCCGGCGCGTATGCGCAGGTCATCGACCACGTCGATCTGCTGCGGACGATCGAGGACCTCTACGGCCTCGGTTACGCAGGCACGAGCGCGTCGGCGACGCCGATTGCGAACATTTTCGCGTCGTGCGGCAACGGCATCGTCGAGAGTCCTGAGGAATGCGATGGCAGCGACGCGGGCTGTGGCGCGGGCGAGAGCTGCAGCGCGTGCCAGTGCGTGACGATCGCCGCGTGCTCGAGCGGAATCGTGCTGTCGGACGTCTCGCTGAGCCTCGCGGCGGATCCGTTCACCGTGCGGCTCCGGGCGAGCGCGATTCTTCCCGCTCCGTTTGCCGGCGTGAATCCACCGGTGGCCGGAGTTCGCGTCCGCGTCGACAGCGCGAGCGGCACCGATGGTTTCGACGCCACATTGCCCGGCGGCGCCGCGTGGACGACGAACAGTGCCGGAACGCGCTGGACGTATGTCGACCCGACCGCAAGCGTGGCCGGCATCACGAAGGCCGTCGTCATCGATCGGTCGGCGAAACAAAGCGGCGAGATCCGGATTCTCGTCAAAGGCCGCGGAGGGGCGATCGTGCTGCCCGCACCCACCGGGATCCGAACAGCCGTCGTGTTCGGCGATCCGGACGAATGCGCGTCGGCCGAGGCCGCAGACACGCTTTCGTGCTCCGGCGATTCCGAACGCGTGCGCTGCCGGTAG
- a CDS encoding zf-TFIIB domain-containing protein — protein sequence MEEKDRLGAKLHDKGRGDEDQYMAQVERERLARLSAGGGVGARACPRDGDSLVTRIEHKVSVDVCPTCHGIWLDNGELETILRNEEEPSVTRWLRVLLGR from the coding sequence ATGGAAGAGAAAGACCGTCTCGGCGCCAAGCTGCACGACAAGGGCAGGGGCGACGAAGACCAGTACATGGCACAGGTGGAGCGCGAGCGTCTCGCCAGGCTGAGCGCCGGCGGAGGCGTCGGTGCGCGTGCGTGTCCGCGCGACGGCGACTCGCTCGTCACGCGCATCGAGCACAAAGTCTCGGTCGACGTCTGTCCGACCTGCCATGGAATCTGGCTCGACAACGGCGAGCTCGAAACGATTCTCAGGAACGAAGAAGAACCGAGCGTGACACGCTGGCTTCGCGTGCTGCTCGGCCGTTGA
- a CDS encoding riboflavin synthase, which produces MFTGIIEDVGRVAGSEDLEAGRRLSIATSLPVETFQTGESIAIAGACMTVVSAAGGCFAVDVSAESLRRSTLGDLAVGDAVNLERAMRLGDRLGGHMVSGHLDGTGTVDSIRDEGESKVFTFRVDAAMTKMIVEKGSVAVDGISLTCFGCRDGCFDVAVIPHTLAVTTLGLRKPGARVNIELDVMGKYVAQLVDAAIAARIDAGGRRP; this is translated from the coding sequence GTGTTCACCGGCATCATAGAGGACGTCGGCCGCGTCGCCGGGTCGGAAGACCTGGAGGCCGGACGTCGACTCTCGATCGCCACGTCGCTTCCCGTTGAGACGTTCCAAACCGGCGAGAGCATCGCGATCGCCGGCGCCTGCATGACGGTCGTATCGGCGGCCGGCGGCTGCTTCGCCGTCGACGTGTCGGCCGAATCGCTGCGCCGTTCGACGCTTGGCGATCTGGCCGTCGGCGACGCCGTCAACCTCGAGCGCGCGATGCGCCTCGGCGATCGTCTCGGAGGCCACATGGTCTCCGGCCATCTCGACGGCACGGGCACCGTCGACTCCATCCGCGACGAAGGCGAATCGAAGGTGTTCACGTTCCGGGTCGACGCGGCGATGACGAAAATGATCGTCGAGAAGGGCTCGGTCGCCGTCGACGGCATCAGCCTGACGTGTTTCGGCTGCCGCGACGGATGCTTCGATGTCGCGGTCATCCCGCACACGCTGGCCGTCACGACGCTCGGTCTGCGCAAGCCGGGAGCGCGCGTGAACATCGAGCTCGACGTGATGGGAAAGTACGTCGCGCAGCTCGTCGACGCTGCGATCGCGGCGCGCATCGACGCCGGAGGGCGGCGCCCGTAA